One part of the Desulfonema ishimotonii genome encodes these proteins:
- the pstA gene encoding phosphate ABC transporter permease PstA, whose amino-acid sequence MDITEEEFSEDRGSDKHPGQRTRAKSHIEQAAEASHNRRRRIQNNLFILFRMAAAVNGVALLVIIYFMVKNGLSAITWEFLTQAPTDSMTKGGILPCIVGTLALSLGAIAVALPIGVASAIYLNEYARPGKVLRVVRLGINNLAGVPSVVFGLFGLAFFVTWMQMGVSILAGALTLGVLTLPVIIGSTEEALRSVPDTYREASLGLGGTKWQTIYRVVLPAALPGILTGAILGLSRAAGETAPIMFTAAVFYTPDMPSSIFDEIMALPYHIYVLATAGTNIEATRPSSTGHHWC is encoded by the coding sequence ATGGACATAACAGAAGAAGAGTTCTCGGAAGACAGGGGGTCGGATAAACACCCCGGACAGCGCACCAGGGCGAAAAGCCATATCGAACAGGCAGCGGAGGCGAGTCACAACAGACGAAGGCGGATTCAGAACAACCTTTTCATTTTGTTCCGGATGGCTGCGGCGGTGAACGGCGTGGCCCTGCTGGTGATTATCTACTTTATGGTGAAAAACGGCCTGAGCGCCATCACATGGGAGTTCCTGACCCAGGCCCCCACGGACTCCATGACCAAAGGCGGCATTCTGCCCTGCATCGTGGGCACCCTGGCACTCAGCCTGGGCGCAATTGCCGTGGCCCTGCCCATCGGCGTGGCATCGGCCATCTATCTGAACGAATACGCACGGCCCGGAAAGGTGCTGCGCGTGGTCCGCCTCGGCATCAACAACCTGGCCGGTGTTCCCTCGGTGGTCTTCGGGCTGTTCGGGCTGGCCTTTTTTGTCACCTGGATGCAGATGGGCGTCAGCATCCTGGCCGGCGCCCTGACCCTGGGCGTCCTGACCCTGCCGGTGATCATCGGCTCCACGGAGGAGGCGCTCCGGTCGGTGCCGGATACCTACCGCGAAGCCTCCCTCGGGCTGGGGGGCACCAAGTGGCAGACCATTTACCGCGTCGTGCTGCCCGCAGCCCTGCCGGGCATTCTGACCGGCGCGATTCTCGGTCTGAGCCGGGCGGCCGGGGAAACCGCACCCATCATGTTCACGGCAGCGGTTTTTTACACACCGGACATGCCCTCTTCGATCTTTGACGAAATCATGGCCCTGCCCTACCATATTTATGTGCTGGCCACGGCAGGCACCAATATCGAGGCAACCCGCCCCTCCAGTACGGGACATCACTGGTGCTGA
- a CDS encoding PhoU domain-containing protein — protein MENIVENFRFLAIETENQVKLTYGLLSRFDEKLLDKIGSKDDYIDNLKTTVENACFSRIHSSTSHISPEKLNDIRAIHIICVNLERVADFCVNITRQLQYLSDPSFIQRYDYKTMFAEIQKGLSAITPVFDNRTLSGALDVCRVEFHADRHYKENFDQIMADLKKGKNAPDLITTIFIFRYLERIGDAILNIGEALIFAIIGDRIKIRQFDALQQTLSESGFEGDFSDIDFSSILGSRSGCRIGKVGDKRPSGFKAQGIFKEGSIRKIRQEKENIMRWDAAFPGLAPRVFGYHESDTTASLLVEFLPGCTMDQVILTGGPDVTRNVFFLFEQTVGEIWQKTREAGAFETDYMDQLKSRLGSVCRVHPYFSRDVQHMGGLRIPSTDELIETCSRIERQVSAPFSVFIHGDFNTNNIVYNHSDQKLNYIDLYRSRRADYIQDASVFLVSNFRLPVFEPGLRARLNTVSLYFFEFFANFAEKNNDRTFEIRLALALARSFYTSTRFELNYDFAREMTLRSHFLMEKISAHEGKSWETFRLPESVLFY, from the coding sequence ATGGAAAACATAGTTGAGAACTTCAGATTTCTCGCAATAGAAACGGAAAATCAGGTAAAGCTGACCTACGGCCTCCTGTCCAGGTTTGACGAAAAGCTTCTGGACAAAATCGGGTCCAAGGATGATTACATCGACAATCTGAAGACGACTGTTGAAAACGCCTGTTTTTCCAGAATCCACTCCTCAACGTCCCACATCAGCCCCGAAAAGCTCAACGATATCCGTGCGATCCATATCATCTGCGTTAACCTGGAGCGGGTTGCGGACTTCTGTGTCAACATCACCCGCCAGCTTCAGTATCTGTCCGATCCCTCCTTTATACAAAGATATGATTACAAGACGATGTTTGCCGAAATCCAGAAAGGGCTGTCGGCCATCACACCGGTATTTGACAACCGGACGCTCTCCGGTGCGCTGGATGTCTGCCGGGTCGAGTTTCACGCCGACCGGCACTATAAAGAGAACTTCGACCAGATCATGGCCGATCTGAAAAAAGGGAAAAATGCGCCGGACCTGATCACGACCATCTTCATTTTCCGCTATCTGGAGCGCATCGGCGACGCCATCCTCAATATCGGCGAGGCGCTGATCTTCGCCATCATCGGCGACCGGATCAAGATCCGGCAGTTTGACGCCCTTCAGCAAACCCTCTCCGAATCCGGGTTTGAGGGCGACTTCTCCGACATTGACTTCAGCTCCATCCTGGGGTCACGCTCTGGCTGCCGGATCGGTAAAGTGGGCGACAAGCGGCCTTCGGGCTTCAAGGCCCAGGGGATTTTCAAAGAGGGCAGTATCCGGAAGATCAGACAGGAGAAGGAGAATATCATGCGGTGGGACGCGGCCTTTCCCGGTCTCGCTCCCAGGGTCTTCGGGTATCATGAAAGTGACACCACCGCCTCCCTTCTGGTGGAGTTTCTCCCCGGCTGCACAATGGATCAGGTCATTCTGACCGGGGGGCCGGACGTCACCCGGAACGTCTTTTTCCTGTTTGAGCAGACCGTGGGCGAAATTTGGCAAAAAACCCGTGAGGCCGGGGCGTTTGAAACCGACTACATGGACCAGCTCAAATCCCGCCTCGGCTCCGTCTGCCGGGTGCATCCCTATTTCAGCCGGGATGTTCAGCATATGGGCGGACTGCGTATCCCGTCCACGGATGAGCTGATTGAGACCTGTTCCCGGATCGAGCGTCAGGTTTCCGCCCCCTTTTCCGTATTTATCCACGGGGATTTCAACACCAACAACATCGTGTACAACCATTCGGACCAGAAACTCAACTATATCGACCTCTACCGGTCCCGGAGAGCGGACTACATTCAGGACGCCTCGGTCTTTCTGGTCTCCAACTTCAGGCTGCCTGTCTTTGAACCGGGGCTCCGGGCGCGGCTGAATACGGTCTCACTCTATTTTTTTGAATTTTTTGCAAATTTTGCAGAGAAAAATAACGACCGGACCTTTGAAATCCGTCTGGCCCTCGCCCTGGCCCGGTCGTTTTATACCTCCACCCGCTTTGAGCTGAACTATGATTTTGCCAGAGAGATGACGTTGCGATCCCATTTTCTGATGGAAAAAATCTCAGCCCATGAGGGAAAGTCCTGGGAAACATTCAGGCTTCCCGAAAGCGTTTTATTTTATTAG
- the pstB gene encoding phosphate ABC transporter ATP-binding protein PstB, with translation MSETLKMTSRNLDFYYGDFKALHSVNLDFRECQVTALIGPSGCGKSTYLRCLNRMNDLIPISRVDGEVMLDGEDIYTPSLDVVMLRRRVGMVFQKPNPFPKSIFENVAYGLRVNGVRDKAFIQNRVEESLKNAALWEEVRDRLDDTALGLSGGQQQRLCIARALAVEPEVLLMDEPASALDPIATQKIEELIHELKKNYTIIIVTHSMQQAARVSDMTAFFYMGKLIEMDETDAIFTRPRLKQTEDYITGRFG, from the coding sequence ATGAGTGAAACATTGAAAATGACCTCCAGAAATCTCGACTTTTATTACGGAGACTTCAAAGCCCTCCACAGTGTGAATCTGGATTTCAGGGAATGCCAGGTGACGGCCCTCATCGGGCCATCGGGATGCGGCAAAAGCACCTATCTGCGCTGCCTGAACCGGATGAACGATCTCATCCCCATCAGCCGGGTTGACGGGGAGGTAATGCTTGACGGCGAGGATATCTACACACCCTCACTGGACGTTGTCATGCTGCGCCGCCGTGTGGGAATGGTTTTCCAGAAGCCAAATCCCTTTCCCAAAAGTATTTTCGAGAATGTGGCCTACGGACTGCGGGTGAACGGCGTCAGAGACAAGGCCTTTATCCAGAACAGGGTGGAGGAAAGTCTGAAAAACGCGGCCCTCTGGGAGGAGGTCAGAGACCGGCTGGATGACACCGCCCTGGGCCTTTCCGGTGGTCAGCAGCAGCGGCTCTGCATAGCCCGCGCCCTGGCCGTGGAGCCGGAAGTGCTGCTGATGGATGAACCGGCATCGGCCCTGGACCCCATCGCCACCCAGAAAATTGAAGAGCTGATCCATGAACTCAAGAAAAACTACACCATCATCATTGTGACCCACAGTATGCAGCAGGCGGCCCGCGTTTCCGACATGACGGCCTTTTTTTACATGGGCAAACTGATTGAGATGGATGAGACCGACGCGATTTTTACGCGACCGAGGCTCAAACAGACCGAAGACTATATTACGGGCCGATTCGGTTAA
- the phoU gene encoding phosphate signaling complex protein PhoU, producing MAKHFQKELDKLKQRILALGAQVEDRLRLAGKAIESREIFDAERIIKSDHEIDAEEVEIEEECLKVMALYQPVAVDLRFLIATIKINSELERIGDEAVNIAWRVKTIIKKNASCDIMYDYTSMIEQAEVMLNSSLDALVNMDVDLAFRVLTLDDGVDQLHNTLYHQAMKDLKAHPDSVPYIVNLFWISRHLERIADHATNIAEEVIYLVEGEIVRHQKY from the coding sequence ATGGCAAAACACTTTCAGAAAGAGCTGGACAAGCTCAAGCAACGAATTCTGGCCCTGGGGGCACAGGTGGAGGACCGGCTGCGTCTGGCGGGCAAAGCCATTGAATCCAGGGAGATCTTCGACGCGGAACGGATTATCAAAAGCGACCACGAGATCGACGCCGAAGAGGTCGAGATCGAGGAGGAATGCCTCAAAGTGATGGCATTATACCAGCCGGTGGCGGTGGATCTCCGGTTTCTGATCGCCACCATCAAGATCAACAGTGAGCTGGAGCGCATCGGGGATGAGGCCGTCAACATCGCATGGCGCGTGAAAACTATTATTAAGAAAAATGCCTCCTGCGACATTATGTATGACTACACTTCCATGATCGAACAGGCCGAGGTGATGCTGAACAGCAGCCTGGATGCGCTGGTCAACATGGACGTCGATCTGGCCTTCAGGGTGCTTACACTGGACGACGGGGTGGATCAGTTGCATAATACCCTTTACCATCAGGCAATGAAAGACCTGAAGGCCCACCCCGACAGCGTGCCGTACATCGTCAACCTGTTCTGGATCTCCCGCCATCTGGAACGGATCGCCGATCACGCCACCAACATCGCCGAAGAGGTGATTTACCTCGTTGAAGGCGAGATCGTCCGCCACCAGAAATACTGA
- a CDS encoding methyl-accepting chemotaxis protein gives MNMKQMELKTKIIGMTVILLGLMILSAGFGIRKLNRIGGTVKGIAQYYIPLNRLVTEMTNAQLEQAHWLERGGRYAQLANGGERAAAKTFEVAIEKFDAFSAVFHEKWKAGEALAEQAATSAKSEKRATEFEKIRAHLEALETHHEVYEDQVRQVFERFQQEKAGEAETLIKQVEAEEDRLTDEIRTILQEIKSLTGAASLQAGEDEQMAQRWTTIILVISVLFGMLTSWVITRKITASMDRVIEGLAEGSVQVVSAAREAASSSHALSEGASQQAAAIQETSSSLEELSAMTRQNASNAAQAKSSQTEAYSSLQVAGESMKATTDAMSRIRMSGEEIGKIIKSIDEIAFQTNLLALNAAVEAARAGEAGAGFAVVADEVRNLAMRAAEASRNTQGLIRKTVDEIGSGSALLEKTREAFGITEQHNKTVSGLVDEIAIASGQQAEGIAQITKAVSEMETVIHQNAAHSEQSSAASEELNAQAEQLKEYADELLCAGKGVCEPDERILMGTDAVKGPVRPRPEPGRSEKQAPAAVSHSEVSPENLIPFDDDF, from the coding sequence ATGAATATGAAACAGATGGAACTGAAAACCAAAATTATCGGCATGACGGTGATTCTGCTGGGCCTGATGATTTTATCTGCCGGGTTTGGCATCCGGAAGCTGAATCGCATCGGAGGGACGGTCAAAGGTATCGCACAGTATTATATTCCGCTGAACCGGCTGGTCACGGAGATGACAAACGCCCAACTGGAGCAGGCTCACTGGCTTGAACGCGGGGGGCGGTATGCCCAGCTGGCAAACGGAGGGGAGAGGGCTGCGGCAAAAACTTTTGAAGTGGCCATTGAAAAATTTGACGCCTTTTCAGCGGTCTTCCATGAAAAATGGAAAGCAGGGGAAGCCCTTGCCGAACAGGCGGCAACGTCGGCGAAATCTGAAAAACGGGCAACAGAATTTGAAAAGATCCGCGCGCATCTGGAAGCCCTTGAAACACATCATGAGGTGTATGAAGATCAGGTCCGTCAGGTCTTTGAACGGTTTCAGCAGGAGAAGGCCGGAGAGGCGGAGACGCTGATAAAACAGGTCGAAGCCGAGGAGGACCGGCTTACGGATGAAATAAGGACGATACTGCAGGAGATTAAGTCACTGACCGGAGCCGCCTCGCTTCAGGCCGGGGAAGATGAGCAGATGGCACAGCGGTGGACAACGATCATTCTGGTCATTTCCGTGCTGTTCGGCATGCTGACAAGCTGGGTGATTACCCGGAAAATAACAGCGTCCATGGACAGGGTCATTGAGGGGCTGGCCGAAGGCTCGGTTCAGGTCGTGTCCGCAGCCCGGGAGGCCGCCTCATCAAGCCATGCGCTTTCCGAGGGGGCCTCACAGCAGGCGGCCGCCATCCAGGAAACCTCGTCATCCCTGGAAGAACTCTCGGCCATGACCCGGCAGAATGCCAGCAATGCCGCACAGGCCAAGTCCTCACAGACCGAGGCCTATTCCAGCCTTCAGGTGGCGGGCGAGTCCATGAAGGCCACGACCGACGCCATGAGCCGGATTCGGATGAGCGGCGAGGAGATCGGAAAAATTATCAAGTCCATTGATGAGATCGCGTTCCAGACCAATCTGCTGGCCCTGAACGCGGCAGTGGAGGCCGCCCGTGCCGGAGAGGCCGGTGCCGGTTTTGCGGTTGTGGCGGACGAGGTCCGAAATCTTGCCATGCGGGCTGCCGAGGCCTCCAGGAATACCCAGGGCCTGATCCGGAAAACCGTTGACGAGATCGGCAGCGGTTCCGCGCTGCTGGAGAAAACCCGCGAGGCGTTCGGCATTACGGAGCAGCACAACAAAACGGTTTCCGGCCTGGTGGATGAAATCGCCATCGCCTCCGGGCAGCAGGCCGAGGGAATTGCCCAGATTACCAAAGCCGTCTCCGAAATGGAGACGGTGATTCATCAGAATGCGGCCCATTCTGAGCAGTCTTCCGCCGCATCCGAAGAGCTGAACGCCCAGGCTGAACAGCTCAAGGAATATGCGGACGAGCTGCTCTGCGCGGGCAAGGGGGTGTGTGAGCCGGATGAGCGGATACTCATGGGGACCGATGCCGTAAAGGGGCCGGTGCGCCCACGACCTGAACCGGGACGATCAGAGAAACAGGCGCCTGCGGCTGTCTCCCACAGCGAGGTCAGTCCGGAAAATCTGATTCCCTTTGATGATGATTTTTAG
- a CDS encoding amphi-Trp domain-containing protein, giving the protein MAKKEEFEHESIQDNRSISNYLQALIDGFESGKITFNSEGQQINLYPNDMLELSIRAKKKGGKNKIAIRLFWKDSNGEAPSGSEFRISTT; this is encoded by the coding sequence ATGGCGAAAAAAGAAGAATTTGAGCACGAATCCATTCAGGACAACCGGAGCATCAGCAACTATTTACAGGCCCTGATCGATGGATTTGAAAGCGGTAAAATCACCTTCAACTCCGAGGGGCAGCAGATTAATCTTTACCCCAACGATATGCTGGAACTCTCCATCAGGGCCAAGAAGAAGGGGGGCAAGAACAAAATCGCCATCAGGCTTTTCTGGAAAGATTCAAACGGAGAAGCGCCCTCCGGATCCGAATTCAGAATCAGCACAACGTGA
- the pstC gene encoding phosphate ABC transporter permease subunit PstC, with protein MANKRQSTEKVMQTFFFSIATASIAILFMIMLFLFMEGLPIFREVSVKDFIFGHYWYPTSDPPDFGIFPLIVASLTVTALSSAIAIPLGVMTAIYLAELASARVAEIVKPAVELLAALPSVVIGFFGMVIVAPFLQETFGLPTGLNLFNSALMLAFMSIPTICSLSEDAIHSVPIVLKEGSLALGATHWETIIRVVLPASVSGISTAVILGMSRAIGETMVVLMVAGGAAMIPGSVFDPVRPMPASIAAEMAEAPFRGDHYYALFATGIVLFLFTLVFNIIADHIAHKYRQVGEASL; from the coding sequence ATGGCAAACAAACGTCAGTCCACGGAAAAGGTCATGCAAACCTTTTTTTTCAGCATTGCAACGGCCTCCATTGCCATCCTTTTTATGATCATGCTTTTCCTGTTTATGGAAGGGCTGCCGATCTTCAGGGAGGTTTCCGTAAAAGACTTTATCTTCGGGCACTACTGGTATCCCACATCAGATCCCCCGGATTTCGGCATCTTTCCGCTGATCGTGGCCTCCCTGACAGTCACCGCCCTCTCATCGGCCATCGCCATTCCGCTCGGGGTGATGACCGCCATTTATCTGGCAGAGCTGGCATCCGCGCGGGTGGCTGAGATTGTAAAACCGGCTGTGGAGCTTCTGGCTGCCCTGCCCTCGGTCGTCATCGGCTTCTTCGGCATGGTCATTGTCGCCCCCTTCCTGCAGGAAACCTTTGGCCTGCCCACCGGCCTGAACCTTTTCAACTCTGCCCTGATGCTGGCCTTCATGTCAATTCCGACCATCTGCAGCCTCTCGGAGGACGCCATCCACAGTGTGCCCATCGTGCTGAAAGAGGGTTCCCTGGCCCTGGGGGCGACCCACTGGGAGACCATTATCCGGGTTGTGTTACCGGCCTCTGTTTCGGGTATCAGCACGGCAGTCATTCTGGGCATGTCCAGGGCCATCGGTGAAACCATGGTGGTTCTCATGGTGGCGGGCGGTGCGGCCATGATCCCCGGCTCCGTTTTTGACCCGGTTCGGCCCATGCCCGCAAGCATTGCGGCGGAAATGGCCGAAGCCCCGTTCCGGGGAGACCATTATTATGCCCTTTTCGCCACAGGTATTGTCCTGTTTTTGTTCACCCTTGTGTTCAACATCATCGCGGACCACATTGCCCACAAATACCGCCAGGTAGGAGAAGCATCACTGTAA
- a CDS encoding GAK system ATP-grasp enzyme, with product MPEIGVVGTLGGWSSEKLADTLKEKTGYRLLIDPGKVRLDLATGSAWYEDTDLSKLDALMIKKVGTRYSAWLLDRLEMLRFLNERGVKMYSPPLSIMRVLDRLSCTVTLRNGGIPMPETTITEDTDEALRAVGIYGEAVFKPLYSTKARGMIVICSGPDARRQIEAFRQENTFMYIQKKLDLGGQDLGVAFMGGKYLTTYARCGDGSSWNTTTRSGGKYKPYAPSQETIDLAQKAQALFGLDFTCVDVAETREGPVVFEVSAFGGFRGIQTASGLDAAELYVDYVLEKV from the coding sequence ATGCCAGAAATCGGAGTTGTAGGAACACTGGGCGGCTGGTCCTCGGAAAAACTTGCGGACACCCTGAAGGAGAAAACCGGGTATCGCCTGCTCATTGATCCCGGAAAGGTCCGTCTGGACCTCGCAACCGGGAGCGCCTGGTATGAAGATACGGACCTGTCGAAACTCGACGCCCTGATGATCAAGAAGGTGGGCACACGCTATTCCGCGTGGCTGCTGGATCGTCTGGAAATGCTCCGCTTTCTGAACGAGCGCGGGGTGAAAATGTACTCCCCGCCCCTCAGCATCATGCGGGTGCTGGACCGGCTCAGTTGCACCGTGACCCTCAGAAACGGGGGCATCCCCATGCCGGAAACCACCATCACCGAGGATACAGACGAAGCGCTCAGGGCCGTGGGGATTTACGGCGAGGCGGTCTTCAAGCCCCTTTACAGCACCAAGGCCCGGGGCATGATTGTCATCTGTTCCGGCCCGGATGCCCGCCGACAGATTGAGGCGTTCCGGCAGGAAAACACCTTCATGTATATCCAGAAGAAACTCGACCTGGGGGGACAGGATCTGGGTGTCGCCTTTATGGGCGGGAAATATCTGACCACCTATGCCCGGTGCGGTGACGGCTCTTCGTGGAACACCACCACCCGCTCCGGCGGCAAATACAAGCCGTATGCCCCTTCTCAGGAGACCATTGATCTGGCTCAGAAAGCCCAGGCCCTCTTTGGCCTCGACTTCACCTGTGTGGATGTGGCCGAAACCCGGGAGGGGCCGGTCGTCTTCGAGGTCTCCGCCTTTGGCGGCTTTCGGGGCATTCAGACGGCCAGCGGCCTGGATGCCGCAGAACTTTATGTTGACTATGTTTTAGAAAAGGTTTAA
- a CDS encoding phosphate ABC transporter substrate-binding protein: MKKRTGFIGIVVALALVFGATAWAENIVMKGSTTVLPIAQEIAEAYMKAHPDVKISISGGGSGNGIKAIIDGTTDIGNSSRFIKGKEVKLAVEKGTYPVPFAVAYDCIIPVVHPGNPVTNLTLAQLRDIYMGKITNWKDLGGPDLKIVVISRDTSSGTYEVWEKKVMKKERVYPGALLQASNGAVVTGIAKNRNAIGYIGIGYLTKGVKALTVEGIEGTRETTLNGKFPVSRPLYMFTRGWPTGSVAKFINYIINPGQGQKYVEKSGYVPLF, from the coding sequence ATGAAGAAGAGAACCGGTTTTATCGGGATTGTCGTCGCACTTGCGCTTGTTTTCGGCGCAACCGCCTGGGCGGAAAATATCGTGATGAAGGGCTCCACAACGGTACTGCCGATCGCCCAGGAGATCGCCGAAGCTTACATGAAAGCCCATCCTGACGTCAAGATTTCCATCTCCGGCGGCGGTTCCGGAAACGGCATCAAGGCCATCATCGACGGCACGACCGACATCGGGAATTCCTCCCGGTTCATCAAGGGCAAAGAGGTTAAGCTGGCTGTGGAAAAGGGCACATACCCGGTTCCCTTTGCTGTCGCCTATGACTGCATCATTCCGGTGGTTCACCCCGGCAACCCCGTTACCAATCTGACCCTGGCCCAGCTCAGAGACATCTACATGGGCAAAATCACCAACTGGAAGGACCTGGGCGGACCGGATCTGAAAATTGTGGTCATCTCCCGCGACACCTCTTCCGGCACCTATGAGGTCTGGGAGAAAAAAGTCATGAAAAAAGAGCGTGTATACCCCGGGGCACTGCTTCAGGCGTCCAATGGCGCGGTTGTGACCGGCATTGCCAAAAACAGGAATGCCATCGGCTACATCGGCATCGGTTACCTCACCAAAGGGGTAAAAGCCCTGACGGTCGAGGGCATCGAGGGCACCAGGGAGACCACCCTGAACGGGAAATTCCCCGTCAGCCGCCCCCTGTACATGTTCACCCGCGGATGGCCCACGGGCAGTGTGGCCAAGTTCATCAACTATATTATCAACCCCGGACAGGGCCAGAAGTACGTTGAAAAGAGCGGTTACGTTCCGCTGTTCTGA
- a CDS encoding GAK system XXXCH domain-containing protein, giving the protein MSGGKISYSGLTGAQLARFFRDMADTPEGKTSRTSPEFNFDPGNFRKLKIGLKKEPDGFSLKIRAKQPREAACGTAQAETGTGEEAGDFKYNTLKKRMKSRFKTICESLANNTLPGEAVVTAFLRDSRLMTAWPDYGDEYYEAYDQACTAFREAFESKNLEACKTTCQELSRLKKECHDRYK; this is encoded by the coding sequence GTGAGTGGTGGAAAAATTTCCTATAGCGGTCTGACAGGGGCGCAGTTGGCCCGTTTTTTCAGAGATATGGCAGATACCCCGGAAGGCAAAACGTCCCGGACATCACCGGAATTCAACTTTGATCCGGGTAATTTTCGCAAGCTGAAGATTGGTCTGAAAAAGGAACCTGACGGCTTCAGCCTGAAAATCAGGGCAAAGCAGCCCCGTGAGGCCGCCTGTGGAACAGCGCAGGCAGAGACCGGAACCGGTGAGGAGGCCGGAGATTTCAAATATAACACGCTCAAAAAGCGGATGAAGTCGAGATTTAAGACCATTTGCGAAAGTCTGGCCAACAACACACTGCCGGGGGAGGCGGTGGTCACCGCCTTTCTCCGGGACTCCAGGCTGATGACCGCCTGGCCGGACTATGGCGATGAATATTATGAAGCTTACGATCAGGCCTGTACCGCGTTCCGGGAAGCCTTTGAATCCAAAAATCTGGAGGCCTGCAAAACCACCTGTCAGGAACTCAGTCGCCTGAAAAAGGAATGTCACGACCGGTACAAATAA
- a CDS encoding HprK-related kinase B → MTKTERKEIIQKYREAYPAVHRMALVFGNCRIRVTANSEHLIDELTTYYGTFVTPDAPDNADIGITVHEAPTPELPERFTVRQPDPGKTKIKEEYLDLANGRIVRKRLTGMIFVFGEGENLAIGPCMENSNQVVNFINNRFIEWELCRGCLLGHAAGVICDGKGLALAGFSGAGKSTLALHIMSRGATFVSNDRLMIEQQDSGLIMYGVAKLPRINPGTILNNPDLASVMTADERRRFSGLPKAELWNLEYKYDAPIDICFGPDRFELDAPMNALAILNWKHGAGPMSVREVRLSERADLLPAFMKSTGLFFTPCDGCGMPEPSAENYAQYLSLCRVLEFSGGVDFKKAAEICVTFLKTGVL, encoded by the coding sequence ATGACGAAAACAGAACGGAAAGAAATTATTCAGAAATACCGGGAAGCGTATCCGGCGGTACACCGGATGGCGCTGGTTTTCGGCAACTGCCGTATCCGGGTAACGGCCAACAGCGAACATCTCATTGACGAACTGACCACCTATTACGGAACCTTTGTGACCCCGGACGCCCCGGACAATGCCGATATCGGGATCACCGTCCACGAAGCGCCCACCCCCGAACTTCCGGAACGCTTTACCGTCAGACAGCCCGACCCCGGAAAAACCAAAATCAAAGAGGAATATCTGGATCTGGCCAACGGACGGATCGTCCGCAAGCGCCTGACCGGCATGATTTTCGTGTTCGGAGAGGGGGAAAACCTGGCCATCGGCCCCTGCATGGAAAACAGCAATCAGGTGGTCAACTTCATCAACAACCGCTTTATTGAGTGGGAGCTGTGCCGGGGGTGTCTGCTGGGACATGCGGCAGGGGTCATCTGTGACGGCAAAGGGCTGGCCCTGGCCGGATTTTCCGGTGCGGGAAAATCGACACTGGCCCTCCACATTATGAGCCGGGGGGCGACCTTTGTCAGCAACGACCGGCTGATGATTGAACAGCAGGACAGCGGTCTGATCATGTACGGCGTTGCCAAGCTGCCCCGCATCAATCCGGGAACCATCCTCAACAACCCGGATCTGGCCTCCGTTATGACTGCCGATGAGCGCCGGCGCTTTTCGGGGCTGCCCAAAGCGGAATTGTGGAATCTGGAGTACAAATACGACGCGCCCATTGACATCTGCTTCGGTCCGGACCGGTTTGAACTGGACGCGCCCATGAATGCCCTGGCGATTCTGAACTGGAAACATGGGGCAGGCCCCATGAGCGTCCGGGAGGTCCGCCTGAGCGAGCGGGCCGACCTTCTGCCCGCGTTTATGAAATCGACCGGACTCTTTTTCACCCCCTGTGACGGGTGCGGAATGCCGGAACCGTCAGCGGAAAACTACGCACAATATCTCTCCCTGTGCAGGGTGCTGGAGTTCAGCGGCGGCGTTGATTTTAAAAAAGCGGCGGAAATCTGTGTTACTTTTCTGAAAACCGGCGTACTGTAA